Proteins encoded together in one Luteibaculum oceani window:
- a CDS encoding NAD(P)H-dependent oxidoreductase, translating to MKKVFIINGHQYYPFAEGKLNGTLAEKATEFFKGKGYEVKTTTMKDNYDVDEEIEKHLWADIVLLQTPVNWMGVTWSFKKYMDEVYTAGMFGKLCNGDGRSAKSPKENYGAGGLLTETKYMMSLTFNAPKEAFDDASEYLFAGKSVDDLLFPQHMNFKFFGMQPLPTFACHDVMKNPEVEEDLKRFEAHLSENFN from the coding sequence ATGAAAAAAGTGTTTATCATCAACGGACATCAATATTACCCATTTGCAGAGGGTAAACTGAATGGAACATTAGCAGAAAAGGCTACCGAATTTTTCAAAGGTAAAGGCTATGAAGTCAAAACCACTACCATGAAAGATAACTACGATGTGGATGAGGAAATCGAAAAGCACCTTTGGGCGGATATTGTATTGCTGCAAACGCCTGTTAACTGGATGGGCGTAACCTGGAGTTTCAAAAAATATATGGATGAAGTTTACACGGCAGGGATGTTCGGAAAACTTTGCAATGGAGATGGTAGGAGTGCCAAATCACCAAAAGAAAATTATGGAGCAGGGGGACTTTTGACAGAAACAAAATACATGATGTCATTGACCTTCAATGCGCCTAAAGAAGCCTTTGACGATGCTAGTGAATATTTGTTCGCAGGCAAATCGGTGGATGATTTACTTTTCCCACAGCACATGAATTTCAAATTTTTCGGAATGCAACCCTTACCGACTTTTGCTTGTCATGACGTAATGAAAAACCCCGAGGTAGAGGAGGATTTGA